A genomic segment from Aspergillus chevalieri M1 DNA, chromosome 7, nearly complete sequence encodes:
- a CDS encoding translation initiation factor 2A (BUSCO:EOG0926142H;~COG:J;~EggNog:ENOG410PIFZ;~InterPro:IPR015943,IPR013979,IPR011387;~PFAM:PF08662;~go_function: GO:0003743 - translation initiation factor activity [Evidence IEA];~go_function: GO:0005515 - protein binding [Evidence IEA];~go_process: GO:0006413 - translational initiation [Evidence IEA]), translated as MAAPTQLAFRTVKGIGILDAAPVYESLPGFTRPEGNLRCAAYSPCGRYYAWASPDKVTIIDPSVGHAVSTIPAENVFELAFSPLGSYLITWQRPSKDANGDAVKNLKVWRAVGDEHTVVGSFVQKSQTGWNLQYSADEKLCARVVTNEVQFYQSENLSTVWNKLRVEGVADFALSPGKNSQSIAVFVPERKGQPAAVKVFVVPQFGAPVSQKSFFKGDKVQLKWNAQGTTLIVLAQTEVDRTGKSYYGETTLYLLSSNGGFDSRVELDKEGPIHDVSWSPNSREFGVVYGYMPAKTTIFNFRGVPKHTFPLGPRNTILFSPSGRFVLVAGFGNLAGQMDIIDVDKDYTKVTTVEASNASVCEWSPDGQYILTATTSPRLRVDNGVRIWHVSGSLMYNEDMHELYDVFWRPQPDVQHNAGPADPLKNPPAPHPSALAYLSTRKAPVKPAGAYRPPGARGQTTPLAFKREDEGGAAFIRDGAGSGVASASSFGKPRRREVPGADPEYLPPGAAPGGGVPLPGSEQEKLSKSAAKNKKKREAKKKEADDAAAAAAAQKNGNRAANANGASKGNKTNGTAKAVEQPAEPAPAPVEEPGAQDKKIRGLLKKMRAIDELKMRLAGGEKLEDTQMKKIQTEEGVRKELEGLGYNG; from the exons ATGGCCGCTCCTACGCAGCTTGCTT TCCGAACGGTCAAGGGCATTGGCATTCTCGATGCAGCCCCTGTTTATGAGTCTTTGCCCGGGTTTACGAG ACCTGAGGGAAACCTCCGTTGTGCAGCTTATTCCCCGTGCGGTCGGTATTATGCGTGGGCGTCTCCTGACAA GGTGACCATTATCGACCCCTCCGTCGGACACGCCGTCTCTACCATCCCCGCCGAGAACGTCTTCGAACTGGCCTTCTCGCCCCTCGGATCCTACCTCATCACCTGGCAGCGTCCGTCGAAAGACGCCAACGGAGACGCTGTGAAAAACCTCAAGGTGTGGCGCGCGGTCGGAGACGAGCACACGGTTGTGGGCAGCTTCGTGCAAAAGTCGCAGACCGGTTGGAACCTACAGTACTCGGCGGACGAGAAGCTGTGTGCTCGCGTGGTCACCAACGAAGTCCAGTTCTACCAGAGCGAGAACCTGTCGACGGTCTGGAACAAGCTGCGCGTGGAGGGGGTGGCGGACTTTGCGCTCTCGCCGGGAAAGAACAGCCAGTCGATTGCGGTTTTTGTCCCCGAGCGTAAGGGACAACCGGCTGCGGTCAAGGTGTTCGttgtgccgcagttcggtgCGCCGGTGTCGCAGAAGAGTTTCTTCAAGGGTGATAAGGTGCAGTTGAAGTGGAACGCTCAGGGAACTACTTTGATTGTGCTTGCGCAGACCGAGGTCGACCGCACGGGCAAGAGTTACTACGGTGAAACCACCTTGTACTTGCTCAGCTCTAACGGTGGCTTCGACTCGAGAGTGGAACTGGACAAGGAGGGACCGATCCATGATGTGTCGTGGTCGCCCAACTCGCGCGAGTTTGGTGTCGTGTACGGTTACATGCCGGCCAAGACGACCATCTTCAATTTCCGCGGTGTGCCCAAGCACACCTTCCCCTTGGGACCTCGCAACACCATCCTATTCTCGCCGAGCGGACGCTTCGTGTTGGTGGCTGGATTCGGTAACTTGGCTGGCCAGATGGACATCATCGATGTGGACAAAGACTACACCAAAGTCACGACGGTGGAAGCGTCCAACGCCAGTGTGTGCGAGTGGTCTCCCGATGGCCAGTACATCCTGACGGCCACGACCAGCCCGCGTCTGCGCGTGGACAACGGTGTCCGTATCTGGCACGTCAGTGGCAGCCTCATGTACAACGAGGACATGCACGAGCTCTACGACGTCTTCTGGCGCCCCCAACCCGACGTCCAACATAACGCCGGCCCAGCTGACCCGCTCAAGAACCCTCCCGCCCCGCACCCCTCCGCGCTCGCCTACCTCAGCACCCGGAAAGCCCCCGTCAAGCCCGCCGGTGCCTACCGACCCCCTGGAGCGCGCGGCCAGACAACACCCTTAGCCTTCAAGCGTGAAGACGAGGGCGGAGCCGCATTCATCCGCGACGGCGCAGGCTCCGGCGTCGCCTCCGCAAGCAGCTTCGGCAAGCCCCGCCGCCGCGAAGTCCCCGGCGCTGATCCCGAGTACCTCCCCCCAGGCGCCGCCCCAGGCGGTGGCGTCCCACTGCCGGGCTCCGAGCAAGAAAAACTCTCTAAATCCGCCgccaagaacaagaagaagcgcgaagccaagaagaaggaggcaGACGACGCCGCGGCCGCCGCGGCCGCTCAGAAGAACGGTAACCGCGCTGCTAATGCCAACGGCGCCAGCAAGGGAAACAAGACCAACGGCACCGCCAAGGCCGTCGAGCAACCCGCCGAACCTGCTCCTGCCCCTGTGGAAGAACCGGGCGCGCAGGATAAGAAGATCCGCGggttgttgaagaagatgcGTGCTATTGACGAGTTGAAGATGCGTCTTGCTGGAGGTGAGAAGTTGGAGGATAcgcagatgaagaagatccaGACGGAGGAGGGGGTGCGGAAGGAGTTGGAGGGGTTGGGGTATAACGGTTGa
- a CDS encoding uncharacterized protein (COG:S;~EggNog:ENOG410PPBT) gives MSTPTLINLPPPPSGSVTPSDMGPGTPNSGTTSLSALSTTAIKDGHQGQPQPHPHGRHAHHSSTTSLSSTNTLEAERADRISRLAGLERVATARASPTSQPGSGLAAQITPGYFDSQYNNKERSTVGSASATTASVGGRTTWASGSDFTFDGDKMSEDPDDGTSSVGNISDEGNASLVGFGEGASTVSGPISRPNLNRVSSGGRRTPSSLGSPTTSRANTIAAYLQGQGDSPMMPSPLSPAGSSSNVPEQGGEDARMIDGMTFDADVVDTTARTPRLATPYNGEGS, from the exons ATGTCTACTCCAACCTTGATCAACTTGCCTCCTCCGCCCTCCGGCTCCGTCACTCCATCTGACATGGGACC TGGCACCCCCAACTCAGGCACTACCTCCCTCTCCGCGCTGTCCACCACCGCCATCAAAGACGGCCACCAGGGCCAGCCCCAGCCCCATCCCCACGGCCGCCATGCGCACCACTCTTCCACCACCTCCCTCAGCTCCACCAACACCCTCGAGGCCGAGCGCGCAGACCGCATCTCCCGCCTCGCCGGCCTCGAACGAGTCGCTACCGCTCGCGCCAGTCCCACCTCCCAACCCGGCTCCGGTCTCGCGGCGCAAATCACCCCGGGCTACTTCGACAGCCAGTACAACAACAAAGAGCGCAGCACTGTGGGCAGTGCCAGCGCGACGACAGCCAGCGTGGGCGGCCGCACCACTTGGGCTAGCGGCAGCGACTTCACCTTTGACGGCGATAAGATGAGCGAGGACCCTGATGACGGTACCTCGAGCGTAGGCAACATCAGTGACGAGGGCAATGCCAGTCTCGTTGGCTTCGGTGAGGGTGCGAGCACAGTTAGCGGACCGATCTCACGGCCGAACTTGAACCGGGTGTCGTCTGGTGGTCGGCGCACACCTAGCTCGTTGGGTAGTCCGACGACGAGCCGGGCGAATACGATCGCGGCATACTTGCAAGGTCAGGGTGATAGTCCTATGATGCCGTCGCCGTTGTCGCCGGCGGGATCATCGTCGAATGTGCCGGAGCAGGGTGGTGAGGATGCGAGGATGATTGACGGGATGACTTTCGATGCGGATGTGGTTGATACTACTGCGAGGACTCCACGGTTggctactccgtacaatgGGGAGGGTAGTTAA